A stretch of the Vitis riparia cultivar Riparia Gloire de Montpellier isolate 1030 chromosome 13, EGFV_Vit.rip_1.0, whole genome shotgun sequence genome encodes the following:
- the LOC117927843 gene encoding pentatricopeptide repeat-containing protein At5g04810, chloroplastic-like, with translation MLLDILFLFGNWTLILIKMEKAVEILDEMSLAGISPNEHTYTTIMHGYASLGDTGKAFEYFTKLKTEGLELDVYTYEALLKACCKSGRMQSALAVTREMSSQKIPRNTFVYNILIDGWARRGDVWEAAELMQQMKQEGVQPDIHTYTSFINACCKAGDMQRATKTIQEMEVVGVKPNIKTYTTLIHGWARASLPEKALKCFQEMKSAGLKPDKAVYHCLMTSLLSRASVAEEYIYSGVVGICREMIECELTVDMGTAVHWSKCLRKIERTGGELTEALQKTFPPDWNSYNIHVNSDDELDVDDAYSGGETDIDDDDDDDDDDPGLSLW, from the exons ATGCTCTTGGATATACTCTTCCTTTTTGGTAACTGGACTCTGATTCTCATAAAA ATGGAGAAAGCTGTTGAAATATTAGATGAGATGTCACTGGCAGGCATAAGTCCAAATGAGCATACATACACAACCATCATGCATGGTTATGCATCATTGGGTGACACTGGAAAAGCTTTTGAGTATTTTACTAAACTAAAAACTGAGGGCTTGGAGCTTGATGTGTACACATATGAGGCATTACTTAAGGCATGTTGCAAGTCAGGCAGGATGCAGAGTGCTTTAGCAGTCACAAGGGAAATGAGTTCTCAAAAGATTCCAAGAAACACCTTTGTCTACAACATATTAATTGATGG ATGGGCTCGTAGAGGTGATGTTTGGGAGGCTGCAGAGCTCATGCAACAAATGAAACAAGAAGGGGTACAGCCtgatatacatacatacacatCTTTCATAAATGCTTGTTGCAAGGCTGGAGACATGCAG AGagcaacaaaaacaattcaagagATGGAAGTTGTTGGAGTGAAGCCAAATATTAAAACCTACACGACATTAATACATGGCTGGGCCCGTGCATCTCTTCCAGAGAAGGCTTTGAAATGCTTCCAGGAGATGAAGTCAGCAGGTTTGAAGCCAGACAAAGCAGTATACCATTGCTTGATGACATCATTGCTGTCAAGAGCAAGTGTTGCAGAAGAGTACATATATTCTGGAGTTGTGGGTATTTGCAGGGAGATGATAGAGTGTGAGTTGACTGTTGATATGGGCACCGCTGTTCACTGGTCCAAGTGTTTACGGAAGATTGAGAGGACTGGTGGAGAACTTACAGAAGCCTTGCAGAAGACCTTCCCTCCTGACTGGAACTCATACAATATTCATGTGAATTCTGATGATGAACTGGATGTTGATGATGCATACTCTGGTGGTGAGACAgatattgatgatgatgatgacgacgATGATGATGATCCTGGCCTTAGCTTATGGTGA